The proteins below are encoded in one region of Candidatus Angelobacter sp.:
- a CDS encoding VOC family protein, whose product MKIRELNHVAIHVGDVEKSCRFYRDVLRLESMPRPAFTFPGAWFRLGSNQELHLLGDRAEPVFSHHRGNHFALQVDDLDAWERHFKSLGVEHQPRKTRPDGASQLFLRDPDGHVIELFTPASAK is encoded by the coding sequence ATGAAGATCCGGGAATTGAACCACGTCGCGATTCACGTGGGCGACGTCGAGAAGAGCTGCCGGTTTTATCGCGACGTGTTGCGGCTTGAGTCCATGCCGCGCCCGGCGTTCACGTTTCCCGGCGCGTGGTTCCGGCTCGGCTCGAACCAGGAGCTTCACCTCTTGGGTGATCGCGCTGAACCGGTGTTCTCGCACCATCGCGGCAACCATTTCGCTCTACAGGTGGACGACCTTGACGCATGGGAACGACATTTCAAATCGTTGGGTGTCGAACACCAGCCACGCAAAACGCGACCTGACGGCGCCTCGCAACTTTTCCTCCGCGATCCGGACGGGCATGTGATTGAACTGTTCACTCCTGCGTCCGCGAAGTGA